A portion of the Edaphobacter lichenicola genome contains these proteins:
- a CDS encoding alkene reductase, whose amino-acid sequence MKTSKEQALFTPLQIGAVSLKHRVVMAPLTRSRSIQPNSIPGDLMADYYKQRASDGGLIIGEATNISLTSRGWLGSPGLYLAEHVEGWKRVLKGVHAKGGIMFAQLWHTGRASHVTMTGGATPVTASVNPTYWENPNQVVSTPDGWIQPSPHRALEVKEIAAIVEDYRKAAQRAKDAGFDGVELHAANGYLIDQFLQDGSNQRTDEYGGSYENRSRLLLEAVAALVSVWGGDRVAVRIGPGGTFNAMHDSNPEPLFAYVAEQLNQFNLAYLHIIEPRVKGNIVIHENQGPVASERLRKIFKGKIIAAGGFEPDTAEESIVKGVLDAVAFGRHFISNPDLPKRIEEGLPLAEYDRSTFYTFDPKGYNDYPAYSTQYASK is encoded by the coding sequence ATGAAAACGTCAAAGGAACAAGCTCTCTTCACCCCGCTACAGATTGGAGCGGTCTCGCTGAAACATCGGGTCGTGATGGCCCCTCTCACCCGTTCGCGATCAATCCAGCCGAATTCAATTCCTGGTGATCTGATGGCCGATTACTATAAGCAACGGGCGTCGGATGGCGGGCTGATTATCGGCGAAGCCACCAACATCTCCCTAACGAGTCGCGGCTGGCTTGGGTCGCCGGGTCTCTATTTGGCTGAACATGTTGAAGGCTGGAAGAGGGTACTTAAGGGTGTCCACGCCAAAGGCGGCATTATGTTTGCCCAGCTCTGGCACACGGGGCGCGCATCACATGTCACGATGACAGGCGGGGCCACGCCCGTAACCGCCTCCGTAAACCCAACTTACTGGGAGAATCCTAATCAGGTTGTATCTACGCCGGATGGATGGATTCAGCCCTCCCCTCACCGCGCACTTGAGGTCAAAGAGATCGCTGCAATCGTCGAGGACTATCGCAAAGCCGCACAGCGCGCAAAAGACGCTGGCTTCGATGGGGTCGAACTCCATGCTGCAAACGGCTACTTGATTGATCAGTTCCTACAAGACGGCAGCAACCAGCGCACGGATGAATATGGTGGTTCATATGAGAACCGATCTCGTCTGCTTCTCGAGGCGGTGGCTGCCCTGGTTTCAGTATGGGGTGGCGATCGGGTCGCAGTCCGCATCGGTCCTGGCGGCACATTCAATGCGATGCACGACAGCAATCCGGAGCCGTTATTTGCCTACGTGGCTGAGCAGTTGAATCAGTTCAACCTGGCTTATCTCCATATCATCGAACCGCGAGTCAAGGGCAATATCGTAATCCACGAAAATCAAGGACCCGTTGCGTCCGAGCGTCTCCGTAAGATTTTCAAGGGCAAGATCATCGCAGCTGGTGGCTTCGAGCCTGACACGGCTGAGGAGTCGATCGTAAAAGGTGTGCTGGATGCTGTGGCGTTCGGTCGTCATTTCATCTCGAATCCTGATCTTCCAAAGCGAATTGAGGAAGGGCTCCCACTCGCTGAGTACGATCGGAGTACCTTCTACACATTTGATCCCAAAGGCTACAACGACTA
- a CDS encoding NAD(P)-dependent alcohol dehydrogenase: MYEAHGYAAQSSSSPLEPFTFARRELRDNDLLIEVLYCGVCHSDLHTARGEWDGTVYENGTLFPAVPGHEIVGRVKAVGTDVSTMKVGDLVAVGTMVDSCRTCAHCQMGLEQFCEKGATWTYNAPDRISGENTLGGYSNLIVVRQEFALRVSHPEAQLAAVAPLLCAGITMWSPLRYWNAGPGKRVGIVGIGGLGHMGIKLAHALGAQVVAFTTSEEKRQDAFALGADEVVLSKSADEMKRQAGSLDLIVNSVAVAHDLDPYLSLLSLNGTMALVGVPAQSHPSPSATNLIFGRRSLAGSLVGGIPETQELLDFSAKHGILADIETIPIDQIEAAFTRMQRSDVKYRFVIDMQSLRSPNKA; encoded by the coding sequence ATGTACGAAGCCCACGGTTATGCTGCTCAATCAAGTTCCAGTCCACTCGAGCCATTCACGTTTGCGCGGAGAGAACTAAGAGACAACGATCTACTGATCGAAGTCCTCTACTGTGGTGTGTGCCACTCGGATCTGCACACTGCGCGCGGTGAGTGGGACGGCACCGTATACGAGAACGGGACTTTGTTTCCAGCGGTTCCTGGCCATGAGATTGTCGGACGCGTAAAGGCCGTCGGGACGGACGTTAGCACGATGAAAGTCGGCGATCTTGTGGCCGTCGGGACGATGGTTGACAGTTGCAGAACGTGTGCGCACTGCCAGATGGGACTCGAACAATTCTGCGAGAAGGGCGCAACCTGGACTTACAACGCCCCTGATCGCATTAGTGGAGAGAACACTCTTGGTGGCTATTCGAATTTGATCGTTGTTCGGCAGGAATTTGCGCTGCGTGTTAGCCATCCGGAGGCTCAACTGGCAGCCGTGGCGCCTCTCTTGTGCGCTGGTATCACCATGTGGTCACCTCTTCGTTACTGGAACGCCGGCCCCGGTAAGCGCGTCGGAATCGTAGGAATCGGCGGCCTTGGGCATATGGGAATCAAATTGGCTCACGCTTTGGGAGCTCAGGTTGTTGCCTTTACAACATCTGAAGAAAAGCGCCAGGACGCCTTCGCTCTGGGAGCCGACGAAGTAGTGCTTTCCAAGAGCGCGGATGAAATGAAAAGGCAGGCGGGCAGCCTCGATCTGATCGTCAACTCAGTGGCAGTAGCGCATGATCTTGACCCGTACCTTAGTCTTCTGAGCTTGAATGGCACGATGGCACTGGTCGGGGTTCCGGCTCAGTCGCACCCTTCTCCATCAGCTACGAATTTGATCTTTGGCCGGCGAAGTCTGGCCGGTTCTCTCGTAGGCGGTATTCCTGAAACCCAGGAGTTACTTGACTTCAGCGCAAAGCACGGCATCCTGGCGGATATTGAGACGATCCCGATCGATCAAATTGAAGCTGCCTTTACCCGCATGCAGCGCAGTGACGTCAAGTACAGATTTGTGATCGATATGCAATCGCTTCGATCGCCAAACAAAGCGTAG
- a CDS encoding SDR family oxidoreductase, which produces MSAAKKRILVTGATGQVGGLLLPYLLKDKSVEVVAGARSPEKATALGIPSVYLDLDNAESMMPAFTGVDRIFLMTGYTVDMLRQSKDVVDVAKKAGVEQIVHLGACGDDDTHVGHYGWHQFIERYISSSGIPFYTHLRPEMFMQNLLGYGGESFVKQGVIHQYIGDARLSWVDCDDVAAAAAAALLDPKKHHGQTYRMGYEAKSYHEIAELMTKLLGKSFRYQSHPATEFLENVLAAGGEPAYMKCVYECYRDFATGKLIGDEVQSNFQSIVGRQPRTLAEFIEKNSSVFSY; this is translated from the coding sequence ATGAGTGCAGCAAAGAAGAGGATTCTCGTAACGGGAGCCACAGGACAAGTAGGGGGGCTGCTCCTTCCCTACCTGCTGAAGGACAAGTCGGTTGAAGTCGTTGCAGGCGCGCGTTCTCCAGAGAAGGCTACAGCGTTAGGGATACCCTCCGTGTACCTCGATCTGGACAACGCAGAGTCCATGATGCCTGCGTTTACAGGTGTGGACAGAATCTTCCTCATGACCGGCTATACCGTCGACATGCTGCGACAGAGCAAAGACGTAGTTGACGTTGCCAAGAAAGCTGGCGTTGAACAGATTGTTCACCTCGGTGCTTGCGGAGATGATGACACGCACGTTGGACACTACGGATGGCATCAGTTCATCGAACGATACATTTCTTCCTCTGGGATCCCTTTCTACACGCACCTTCGTCCCGAGATGTTTATGCAAAATCTTCTTGGGTATGGAGGGGAGAGCTTCGTCAAACAAGGCGTAATTCACCAATATATCGGTGACGCGCGTCTGAGCTGGGTAGATTGTGATGACGTTGCCGCCGCTGCCGCCGCGGCCCTACTCGATCCAAAGAAGCACCACGGACAGACATACCGAATGGGCTATGAGGCCAAGAGCTATCACGAAATCGCCGAGCTCATGACGAAGCTCCTGGGTAAATCGTTTCGATACCAGTCGCATCCGGCTACAGAGTTTCTCGAGAATGTTTTGGCAGCTGGTGGCGAGCCTGCTTACATGAAGTGCGTATACGAATGCTACCGGGACTTCGCCACAGGCAAATTGATCGGCGACGAGGTGCAGAGCAACTTCCAATCGATCGTCGGCAGACAGCCTCGGACTCTCGCTGAATTCATCGAGAAAAACTCAAGCGTTTTCAGCTATTGA
- a CDS encoding response regulator, which translates to MHMAVVLAQHSQRSGVLTASEAHLSWFETKSSENNARLELFITTHPNRSPQADCHVLRRDGAIPFERPLIAVVDDEPVIAITLAEILMKHGFDAVWFSCPTEALDFFIACRPDLLLSDISMPKMNGIALAAKILDLTPECAIFLLSARSHETEVRQQVRSLKAAVHLEAKPVNVVSLVTTIHRLLGIPQNRPFSHEGQSGAILTKYPAR; encoded by the coding sequence ATGCACATGGCCGTCGTCTTAGCTCAGCATTCCCAAAGATCCGGAGTGCTCACCGCCTCCGAAGCTCATTTGAGTTGGTTTGAAACGAAGAGCTCTGAGAATAATGCACGTTTAGAGTTATTCATCACCACCCATCCGAACCGCTCGCCACAGGCCGACTGCCATGTTTTGAGGCGAGACGGTGCTATCCCATTCGAGCGCCCGCTGATTGCTGTGGTCGACGACGAGCCGGTTATTGCAATCACCCTGGCTGAAATCCTCATGAAACACGGCTTCGACGCGGTGTGGTTTTCTTGTCCGACTGAAGCACTCGATTTCTTTATCGCTTGCCGACCCGACCTTTTGCTAAGTGATATATCAATGCCGAAGATGAACGGCATCGCATTAGCGGCGAAGATACTCGACTTGACTCCGGAATGCGCCATCTTTCTTCTTTCGGCTCGAAGTCATGAAACTGAGGTGCGCCAGCAGGTTCGCTCGCTCAAAGCGGCCGTGCACCTCGAGGCGAAGCCAGTCAACGTTGTTTCACTCGTCACAACTATCCACCGCCTACTCGGCATCCCTCAAAATCGGCCTTTCTCTCACGAAGGCCAAAGCGGAGCGATCTTGACTAAATACCCGGCTCGATAG
- a CDS encoding response regulator encodes MGERQIRVMTVDDHPLMTAGITSEINSQSDMAVVAQASDGKAAIELFRTHRPDVTLMDLRMPHVGGLEAITAIRSEFSRARIVVLTTWAGDIKVLSAFKAGAVGYLLKDTLRTELIDTIRRVHMGERRIPPEIALQLAQHAADDALTPRELDVLRGLAQGSPNKLIACDLSIAEHTVKNHIKNILSKLDANDRTGAVIIAARRGYIDL; translated from the coding sequence ATGGGTGAACGGCAGATCCGGGTCATGACCGTCGACGATCACCCCCTCATGACGGCCGGCATTACTTCAGAGATCAACTCTCAGTCCGATATGGCGGTTGTGGCGCAGGCCTCCGATGGAAAAGCGGCGATCGAACTGTTCCGAACTCATCGGCCAGATGTGACCCTAATGGATCTTCGTATGCCCCATGTCGGAGGCTTGGAAGCTATAACGGCCATCCGTTCTGAGTTTTCCCGAGCACGGATCGTCGTGTTGACGACTTGGGCAGGCGATATCAAGGTCTTGAGCGCATTCAAAGCTGGGGCCGTTGGATACCTACTCAAGGACACACTCCGTACGGAATTGATCGACACAATTCGTCGCGTCCATATGGGAGAGCGTCGGATACCGCCAGAGATCGCATTGCAGCTCGCACAACACGCAGCGGACGATGCTCTAACGCCCCGAGAACTCGACGTACTCCGCGGTCTTGCGCAAGGAAGCCCAAATAAACTGATCGCGTGCGATTTGTCCATTGCGGAACATACTGTTAAGAATCACATCAAGAACATCCTCTCAAAACTTGACGCGAACGATCGCACAGGGGCCGTCATCATTGCGGCCCGGCGCGGCTACATCGATCTCTAA
- a CDS encoding ligand-binding sensor domain-containing protein: MPERPIVFSKIILLIVVILPTSLVAQSLPLSHFQHTAWTLQDGAPSQIDALAQTKDGYIWLGTVNGLFRFDGVRFEQYKPSRGQQLAHTGIRALTATDDGGLWIGYTMGDTSFLKDGIITNHLFHHIKRGGGTVFSIVVDQDRSVWAAAYEGPLHFVAGKWQDPEEDEGFNIKASYNLYGDNKGTMWLATDDFVYRLDHGSKRFVNTGINGGTDAVFTDGPDGTIWIADRNGLYRVSDQQRPNRPPRSIIPYKDTATALRFDNTGALWTLGAKTGITRIRQPNDAIKLTPPVIPGDVENFSLKDGLSSERGLASLKDREGNIWIATSDGLDRFRVMAFNPAPLSSSTMPAPLFRSRFPKQRSRTLIMY; this comes from the coding sequence ATGCCTGAGCGTCCGATCGTATTCTCGAAGATCATCCTGCTGATTGTCGTTATACTTCCGACTTCATTGGTCGCACAAAGCCTTCCTCTTTCTCACTTTCAACATACCGCCTGGACCCTCCAGGACGGGGCTCCCTCTCAAATCGACGCCCTCGCTCAAACGAAGGATGGCTACATTTGGTTAGGCACCGTTAACGGTCTGTTTCGTTTCGACGGTGTCAGATTCGAACAGTACAAGCCGTCGCGAGGTCAGCAGCTTGCCCACACTGGCATTCGAGCTCTTACTGCAACGGACGACGGCGGTCTCTGGATCGGGTACACCATGGGGGACACGAGTTTCCTCAAAGACGGGATCATTACGAATCACCTGTTCCACCACATAAAGCGAGGGGGCGGTACCGTCTTTTCGATCGTTGTGGACCAAGATCGCAGTGTGTGGGCCGCGGCCTATGAGGGTCCTCTGCACTTCGTTGCCGGAAAATGGCAAGACCCTGAGGAAGACGAGGGATTCAACATAAAAGCTTCCTACAATCTCTACGGGGATAACAAGGGCACCATGTGGCTGGCCACGGACGACTTCGTCTACCGTCTCGATCATGGTTCCAAACGATTCGTGAACACTGGGATCAACGGCGGTACAGACGCTGTCTTCACGGACGGCCCAGACGGGACCATTTGGATTGCAGATCGAAATGGTTTATACCGGGTTTCGGATCAGCAGAGACCAAACCGACCTCCTCGCTCCATCATTCCTTACAAAGATACGGCAACGGCCCTTCGCTTCGACAACACCGGAGCACTCTGGACACTCGGTGCAAAGACCGGCATAACCCGTATCCGCCAACCGAACGATGCTATCAAGCTAACCCCACCCGTTATTCCAGGAGACGTGGAAAACTTCAGCCTAAAGGATGGACTTAGCTCCGAGCGAGGATTGGCTTCCTTGAAGGACCGTGAAGGAAACATCTGGATCGCCACATCGGACGGTCTGGATCGATTCCGCGTGATGGCTTTTAATCCTGCTCCGCTATCCTCGTCAACAATGCCGGCACCGCTATTCCGAAGCCGTTTTCCGAAACAACGATCGAGGACATTGATCATGTACTGA
- a CDS encoding SDR family NAD(P)-dependent oxidoreductase, whose amino-acid sequence MEDIDHVLNLNVRGVMVATQAALNHMKSGSRIIMIGSCVGERVIAPGLVSYSSTKGAVKMFAQGLAREIGSTGITVNNIQPGPIDTDLNPADGDWAVSQKAATALGRYGHVDEVAALVAFVAGPDSSYITGANLTVDGGTNA is encoded by the coding sequence ATCGAGGACATTGATCATGTACTGAACCTTAATGTCCGGGGCGTAATGGTTGCCACTCAGGCCGCCCTGAATCACATGAAGAGCGGAAGTCGCATCATCATGATTGGATCGTGCGTAGGCGAACGCGTTATTGCTCCAGGTCTGGTCTCCTATTCTTCTACGAAGGGCGCGGTGAAGATGTTCGCCCAGGGGTTGGCAAGAGAGATCGGCAGCACTGGGATTACGGTGAACAATATCCAGCCCGGGCCGATCGATACGGATCTGAATCCGGCTGATGGAGACTGGGCTGTGTCTCAAAAGGCGGCGACAGCGCTAGGTCGGTACGGTCACGTTGACGAGGTGGCCGCACTTGTTGCGTTCGTTGCCGGACCTGACTCTTCATACATCACCGGCGCAAATCTTACGGTCGACGGGGGTACGAACGCCTGA
- a CDS encoding SDR family NAD(P)-dependent oxidoreductase: MTLENKWALITGASRGIGRATALAFAREGAHVLVHYGRSAKEAETAVSEIRSKGGQAEAIQADLSTPDGAALLASRTRSAIGDHLDVLVANAGVSKASRIAGYTVEDFDNLYATNVRGTFFLVQQLLPIMSEGSNIVVVSSIGARFVVGVPGLENPSILAYASTKGALETLVRNWAAILGPQGIRVNAVAPGVIETDMSNFTKTDAGREVALGMQALKRLGKPEDVADVVAFIASDNARWITGASIPVDGGSKL; encoded by the coding sequence ATGACACTCGAAAACAAGTGGGCGCTGATTACGGGCGCATCGAGAGGGATTGGTCGGGCGACTGCGTTAGCCTTTGCCCGCGAGGGTGCACATGTACTTGTTCACTACGGTCGGTCCGCGAAAGAGGCCGAGACAGCTGTAAGCGAGATTCGGAGCAAAGGAGGACAAGCGGAGGCAATTCAAGCCGATTTGTCTACTCCGGACGGCGCAGCACTGCTTGCTAGTCGAACCAGATCAGCCATCGGCGATCATCTAGACGTTCTAGTAGCTAACGCAGGCGTCAGCAAGGCCTCACGCATTGCGGGGTATACCGTCGAAGATTTTGATAATCTCTATGCCACCAATGTAAGAGGCACGTTTTTCCTCGTGCAACAACTGCTTCCTATAATGAGCGAGGGATCCAACATCGTAGTTGTCTCCTCAATCGGTGCACGCTTTGTTGTCGGCGTTCCCGGGCTTGAGAATCCTTCGATTCTCGCCTATGCCTCAACAAAGGGAGCCCTTGAAACCCTGGTCAGGAATTGGGCGGCAATCCTCGGGCCACAAGGTATTCGTGTCAACGCTGTAGCTCCCGGCGTGATCGAGACCGACATGTCGAACTTCACCAAGACTGATGCCGGTCGTGAGGTAGCTCTTGGGATGCAGGCCTTGAAGCGGCTAGGCAAGCCGGAGGATGTTGCTGATGTTGTCGCCTTCATTGCATCCGATAATGCTCGGTGGATCACCGGCGCAAGTATCCCCGTGGATGGCGGATCTAAGCTCTGA
- a CDS encoding DUF427 domain-containing protein: protein MQNHKRKAKEIKVPGPDHTLVVVPFSGTVQVTVSGRTVADTKRALQLDEASYPSVYYIPREDTDMSLLVPTTHYTYCPYKGDCSYFSIPIGGPRSEYAVWTYEEPYDAVAEIKNHLAFYPSRVDEITVRGEQ, encoded by the coding sequence ATGCAGAATCACAAGCGGAAGGCAAAAGAGATCAAAGTGCCTGGCCCCGACCACACTCTTGTTGTTGTTCCGTTCAGCGGTACCGTTCAAGTCACAGTCTCGGGGAGGACCGTGGCGGACACAAAACGCGCGCTTCAGCTAGACGAAGCCAGCTACCCGAGCGTCTATTACATCCCGCGAGAAGATACGGACATGTCCCTGCTCGTGCCAACTACGCACTACACGTACTGCCCTTACAAAGGAGACTGCAGCTACTTCAGCATCCCCATTGGCGGCCCACGCTCCGAATATGCTGTCTGGACCTACGAGGAGCCCTACGACGCGGTTGCCGAGATCAAGAATCATCTAGCCTTTTATCCTTCCCGAGTTGACGAAATCACCGTTCGGGGCGAGCAATGA
- a CDS encoding DUF5700 domain-containing putative Zn-dependent protease, whose amino-acid sequence MALQNRNLTLDEALLIARMPGNQGVIRKLQEFRIASTSESFANALYENAHGTRVTGIPEIAIGFDRVKPKSQELLSLLGEIDANPKTFQRAIEDRIKLFTPEHADIHLEGYVVAAGDGGGYAFGGTDFFLNVGIADDLLVAKSTTIHELYHSVQGAYAADRAIKIDHTQGPVQIACANQERLFASLYEEGTARFVEDTALLSQSKSEAAFKILTDFNDGARHVHNGITLLDMSINALGESTSLSFEDVYEVGFLGHGVLYGVGYVMARDIADSGGRQAIVDLLKEPSYMFILRYAELAKYGIDDAYPKLGSNTVAAARRLAAGCK is encoded by the coding sequence GTGGCGCTTCAGAACCGGAACCTCACGCTCGACGAGGCTCTATTGATTGCCCGGATGCCCGGCAACCAAGGGGTGATCCGCAAACTTCAGGAGTTCCGAATTGCCTCGACATCGGAAAGCTTTGCGAACGCCTTATACGAAAATGCTCACGGCACTCGCGTGACTGGTATTCCGGAGATCGCGATCGGGTTTGACCGTGTCAAGCCGAAGTCACAAGAGCTCCTGTCGCTTTTGGGAGAGATCGATGCGAATCCGAAGACCTTCCAGCGAGCCATCGAAGATCGTATTAAGTTGTTTACCCCTGAACATGCCGACATACACCTGGAAGGCTATGTCGTTGCGGCTGGAGACGGCGGAGGGTACGCATTCGGCGGAACCGACTTCTTCCTAAATGTTGGGATCGCTGATGATCTTTTAGTCGCGAAGAGCACCACCATCCACGAGCTCTACCATTCCGTGCAGGGAGCTTACGCGGCAGATCGAGCTATCAAAATTGACCATACCCAAGGACCAGTTCAAATCGCCTGCGCAAATCAAGAGCGGCTCTTTGCGAGCTTATATGAAGAGGGTACGGCGAGGTTTGTGGAAGATACGGCGCTCCTCTCTCAGTCGAAGTCGGAGGCAGCCTTCAAAATACTCACCGATTTTAATGATGGCGCTCGACATGTACATAACGGCATTACCTTGCTGGATATGTCGATCAACGCCCTTGGAGAATCCACTTCGCTATCCTTCGAAGACGTTTACGAGGTCGGCTTTCTTGGGCATGGAGTGCTCTACGGAGTCGGCTATGTGATGGCACGTGACATTGCAGACAGCGGCGGAAGGCAGGCTATTGTCGATCTACTTAAGGAGCCGTCATACATGTTCATCCTTCGCTACGCCGAGTTGGCTAAATATGGAATTGACGATGCGTATCCGAAGCTCGGATCAAACACGGTCGCAGCAGCGCGTCGGCTCGCTGCGGGCTGCAAATAG
- a CDS encoding nuclear transport factor 2 family protein has protein sequence MTKTTPEQNKALVLETLFNKRDYVAAERFWSAHYVQHSAHIAPGREGLLDLIRGIPATLKYEAGLILAERDYVIVHGRFSGFGGPVSWIAADILRIEDGVLAEHWDVIQDEASRTDSKSGAPMFGESFPA, from the coding sequence ATGACAAAGACTACGCCTGAACAGAACAAGGCGCTTGTACTCGAGACGCTCTTCAACAAACGCGATTACGTCGCGGCCGAACGCTTCTGGTCGGCACACTACGTTCAGCACAGCGCACACATTGCGCCTGGCCGGGAAGGTCTGCTTGACCTGATTCGAGGCATTCCCGCTACGCTAAAGTATGAGGCCGGATTGATTCTCGCTGAGAGGGATTACGTTATCGTTCACGGCCGCTTTTCCGGGTTCGGCGGTCCGGTAAGTTGGATCGCAGCGGACATCCTCCGGATTGAGGATGGAGTGCTCGCGGAGCATTGGGACGTCATCCAAGATGAAGCGAGTAGAACAGACTCCAAGAGCGGTGCACCTATGTTCGGAGAGAGCTTCCCCGCATAG
- a CDS encoding M13 family metallopeptidase gives MNKLAIIALGMTLSPTISSLSQTTGGDANRVRSETGGRSWGFDMSAIDKSVRPGDNFFLYANGNYIRNLTIPADKTSTGLLGIMDDQSEEKLHQLMEAELLHPSGTPDEDKVVNFYKAFMDQERIEALGTGPLKSDFDRVRAIRSKAEMSQFMGTTTRTFGASIIRTEVIPDSQDTTHEVLELSQSGLGLPGREFYLKPELAAKKDKYQDYIASILRLANWPEAERQAVSIVEFETRLAAASWGDEQERDLVMTYNPMSLEEVTKAVPGFDIRGFLKAADYGSERRFTIREKSALPVLASVFSATSLDTLKAWEAFHIADQASGFLPQRFVDAAFEFRNHSLYGQPQIAPRWQRAISQENYRIGDALGRLYVAHYFTPKAKDQMEQLVANLKAAFHDRLERAAWMSEATRAEAIKKLDTMSVGIGYPTKWKRYDFDVSPTDLYGDAERSIAWKHREAIERLHHPVDREAWNDLVPQSSASEYESSINRITFPAANFQFPFFDPNADPAVNYGAIGVVIGHEITHGFDDEGRHTDSAGLLRDWWTAEDAQKFKVQADRLSQQYSAFEPLPGVHVNGALTLGEDLADTGGMALSLDAYHRSLGGAAAPVLDGTTGDQRFFLSCAQIWAGKTREESIRRQLTNNPHPPGEQRVNGEVRNLDEWYAAFDVKPGDKLYIAPEDRVRIW, from the coding sequence ATGAACAAACTCGCCATTATTGCTCTAGGTATGACCTTGTCCCCCACAATATCGTCGCTCTCGCAGACGACGGGTGGTGATGCTAACAGAGTCCGGTCTGAGACCGGAGGCCGCTCGTGGGGTTTCGATATGAGTGCGATCGACAAGAGCGTTCGTCCGGGTGACAACTTCTTTCTCTATGCAAATGGGAATTACATTCGGAATCTCACAATTCCCGCCGATAAAACATCGACCGGTTTGCTGGGCATTATGGACGACCAGAGCGAAGAAAAGTTGCATCAATTAATGGAAGCTGAGCTACTTCACCCCTCTGGGACACCTGACGAAGATAAAGTCGTGAATTTCTACAAAGCGTTCATGGACCAAGAGCGGATCGAAGCACTGGGGACGGGACCCCTCAAGAGCGATTTCGACCGTGTTCGTGCAATCCGGTCAAAAGCCGAGATGAGTCAATTTATGGGGACGACCACGAGAACATTTGGTGCCTCCATCATTAGAACGGAGGTCATCCCGGACAGTCAGGACACGACGCATGAGGTACTCGAACTGTCGCAGAGCGGTTTAGGTTTACCGGGTCGGGAGTTCTATCTGAAGCCGGAGCTCGCTGCCAAAAAGGATAAATACCAGGATTACATCGCTTCAATTCTGCGATTAGCGAACTGGCCCGAAGCAGAGCGGCAGGCTGTCTCGATCGTCGAATTTGAAACTCGACTCGCTGCAGCTAGCTGGGGGGACGAGCAAGAGCGGGATCTGGTCATGACTTACAATCCAATGAGCCTGGAGGAAGTGACTAAAGCAGTCCCGGGCTTCGATATTCGAGGATTCCTGAAGGCCGCCGATTACGGAAGCGAAAGACGTTTCACGATCAGAGAGAAATCCGCACTGCCCGTCTTGGCATCGGTCTTCTCCGCTACGTCATTAGATACGCTGAAGGCTTGGGAAGCGTTTCATATCGCCGATCAGGCCTCTGGGTTTCTTCCTCAACGCTTTGTGGATGCCGCATTCGAATTTCGTAACCACTCGCTCTACGGCCAACCTCAGATCGCGCCCCGCTGGCAACGCGCGATAAGCCAAGAAAATTACAGAATTGGCGATGCCTTGGGTAGGTTGTATGTCGCCCACTATTTCACTCCAAAGGCCAAGGACCAGATGGAGCAGCTCGTTGCGAATCTTAAGGCCGCATTCCATGATCGGCTGGAGCGAGCGGCTTGGATGTCGGAGGCAACACGAGCGGAGGCGATCAAAAAACTGGATACCATGAGTGTCGGAATCGGCTATCCCACGAAATGGAAGCGTTATGATTTTGATGTCAGTCCGACGGATTTATACGGAGATGCAGAGCGGTCGATCGCCTGGAAACATCGCGAAGCCATCGAGCGATTGCATCACCCTGTGGACAGAGAGGCTTGGAATGATCTTGTTCCGCAATCGAGCGCATCTGAGTACGAAAGTTCCATCAACCGGATTACATTTCCCGCTGCCAACTTCCAGTTCCCGTTCTTCGATCCGAACGCTGACCCGGCCGTTAATTACGGTGCCATCGGCGTCGTAATTGGACACGAAATTACACATGGGTTCGACGATGAAGGGCGTCACACGGATAGCGCGGGGCTTTTGCGCGACTGGTGGACAGCCGAGGACGCGCAAAAATTCAAGGTTCAGGCCGACCGCCTCTCGCAACAATACTCCGCATTCGAGCCGTTGCCTGGTGTTCACGTTAATGGGGCACTGACGCTTGGCGAAGACTTGGCGGATACGGGGGGCATGGCGTTATCCCTTGATGCGTACCACCGGTCACTCGGCGGTGCAGCCGCCCCTGTCCTCGACGGCACGACTGGGGACCAACGCTTCTTTCTGAGCTGCGCCCAGATTTGGGCGGGCAAGACGCGCGAAGAATCCATCCGCCGGCAACTGACCAACAATCCGCATCCCCCGGGTGAGCAACGTGTAAATGGGGAGGTTCGCAACCTAGACGAATGGTACGCGGCCTTCGACGTGAAGCCCGGAGATAAGCTCTATATCGCACCGGAGGATCGTGTCCGAATCTGGTGA